Proteins encoded together in one Miscanthus floridulus cultivar M001 chromosome 16, ASM1932011v1, whole genome shotgun sequence window:
- the LOC136510693 gene encoding uncharacterized protein, which produces MSASEAAVAAGAVAAAPKAADIANHLKRKSSDIGWEWGHLCDPNDKNKVKCLLCGHESAGINRLKQHLAHRGTSIAKCQKVPDDVKQKCIQNLDEIANKKKGKQQHDKELRENVQLATGEEEVTEVESLAGSSSTPHKLGPMDRFTRPIDPKLSSAEPKRQQNINEALWKERTHQVQQYVAKWVYTHAIPFNACDNDEFKEMVEAIGQFGPGFQPPTQHDYRGRLLDEEYARTKSLLQDREDEKVKNGCSIMTDAWIDMKRRSIMNLCTNTSEGTTFIKSMEMSDVSHTSEVIYELIDKAIENVGAENVVQVVIDNASNNMGAKALLHLKRPNIFWTSCATHTINLMLQGIGNLAKFKKTIDLAKSFTIFVYGHHWTLACLRSFTLKREIIRPGATRFATAYLTLQSMMEKKDCLRKMVVDSKWYDLPKAKTKKGKDATATVLNIQFWRNVALCLKVFEPLVKVLRLVDGDVKPSMGFVYGELLKAKKEIKEAFGNVERNYKEMMAIVDKKMKDRLDSPLHVATYMMNPYYSYSNPAIFNDSTKRLGNFSKKLARSYERFEFNPASWWRLYGGGAPDLQYMAIRILSLTSSSSGCERNWSIFEQHHTKRRNRLTTERLNSLVFIQFNNKLMSKKEKIKRKSNYEVLLSSDASEAQGFFYEGGDDHALVVFRDEEDELEQMPETGIPWSVLGDAMGTNEQLQPRRSARVAREVDEEEWESDPKDLDYQDDDIAYEDDEDEEAILNCNAFAE; this is translated from the exons ATGTCAGCTTCCGAAGCAGCAGTTGCTGCTGGTGCTGTAGCAGCGGCTCCAAAAGCTGCCGATATTGCCAACCACCTAAAGAGGAAATCATCTGATATAGGTTGGGAGTGGGGGCATCTCTGTGATCCCAATGACAAGAACAAAGTCAAGTGTCTTCTTTGTGGCCATGAGAGTGCAGGAATTAATCGCCTTAAGCAACATCTTGCTCATAGGGGCACTTCTATTGCAAAGTGCCAAAAAGTTCCTGATGATGTTAAGCAAAAGTGCATTCAGAATCTTGATGAAATAGCAAATAAGAAGAAAGGGAAGCAACAACATGATAAAGAGCTTAGGGAGAATGTGCAACTTGCAACAGGTGAAGAGGAAGTGACAGAAGTTGAGTCACTTGCTGGAAGCTCAAGTACACCTCACAAGCTAGGACCCATGGACAGATTTACTCGTCCCATTGATCCCAAGTTAAGCAGTGCTGAACCTAAGAGGCAACAGAACATAAATGAAGCACTTTGGAAAGAAAGAACTCACCAAGTGCAGCAATATGTTGCTAAATGGGTATATACACATG CTATTCCATTTAATGCTTGTGATAATGATGAGTTCAAAGAAATGGTTGAAGCTATTGGTCAATTTGGTCCTGGTTTCCAACCTCCAACTCAGCATGATTATCGGGGTAGATTGTTGGATGAGGAGTATGCAAGAACGAAGAGCTTGCTACAAGACCGTGAAGATGAGAAGGTTAAGAATGGCTGCTCCATCATGACTGATGCATGGAtagatatgaagagaagaagtattatgaacctATGCACAAATACTAGTGAGGGCACAACATTTATCAAGTCTATGGAGATGTCAGATGTGTCACACACTAGTGAAGTTATCTATGAGCTCATTGACAAGGCAATTGAGAATGTAGGTGCTGAAAATGTAGTGCAAGTTGTGATAGATAATGCCTCTAACAACATGGGAGCAAAGGCATTGCTGCACCTCAAGAGGCCAAACATATTTTGGACTTCTTGTGCAACTCATACCATCAATCTAATGCTGCAAGGTATTGGcaaccttgcaaaattcaagaaGACAATTGATCTAGCAAAATCATTCACTATCTTTGTCTATGGTCACCACTGGACCCTGGCATGTTTGAGGTCCTTCACCTTGAAGAGAGAAATCATAAGGCCAGGGGCAACCAGATTTGCTACAGCCTATCTTACACTGCAAAGTATGATGGAAAAGAAGGATTGTCTAAGGAAGATGGTGGTTGACTCAAAGTGGTATGACTTACCTAAAGCGAAGACCAAAAAGGGCAAGGATGCTACAGCCACAGTGTTGAACATACAATTTTGGAGAAATGTGGCCCTTTGTTTGAAGGTCTTTGAGCCCTTGGTGAAAGTTCTACGTTTGGTTGATGGGGATGTGAAGCCATCTATGGGTTTTGTGTATGGAGAACTTCTCAAGGCAAAGAAGGAGATCAAGGAGGCATTTGGAAATGTGGAAAGGAACTACAAAGAAATGATGGCTATTGTTGACAAGAAGATGAAAGATAGGCTTGATTCTCCATTACATGTGGCTACATATATGATGAATCCTTACTACAGTTACAGCAATCCAGCAATCTTCAATGATTCAACA AAGAGACTAGGAAACTTCTCAAAGAAGCTGGCAAGGAGCTACGAACGCTTCGAGTTCAACCCGG catcttggtggaggCTTTATGGAGGTGGAGCACCAGATTTGCAATATATGGCTATTAGAATCCTCTCACTGACTTCTAGCTCATCTGGATGTGAAAGGAATTGGAGCATATTTGAACAG CATCatacaaagagaaggaataggcTGACAACAGAGCGCCTCAACTCTCTGGTATTCATCCAATTCAATAATAAATTGATGTCCAAGAAGGAGAAGATTAAAAGAAAGAGTAACTATGAAGTGCTCCTAAGTAGTGATGCTTCTGAAGCTCAAGGATTTTTCTATGAGGGAGGGGATGATCATGCATTGGTTGTCTTCAGGGATGAGGAAGATGAGCTAGAACAAATGCCAGAGACAGGGATACCATGGAGTGTCCTTGGAGATGCAATGGGAACTAATGAACAGCTTCAACCTCGAAGGAGTGCAAGAGTGGCTAGAGAGGTGGATGAAGAAGAGTGGGAATCTGATCCTAAAGATCTTGACTATCAAGATGATGACATtgcctatgaggatgatgaggatgaagaagCAATTCTAAATTGCAATGCATTTGCGGAGTGA